A DNA window from Gillisia sp. Hel1_33_143 contains the following coding sequences:
- a CDS encoding phospholipase A, with protein sequence MKNFIPFALLVIFFTGSTLQLGAQSMSRQEFTDTIHTMPSFSIYQDNYFITGVPTNKGITKGNSDIKYQVSFKQMITRATLPLNSYLFVTYTQKAFWDIYKKSSPFDEVNFNPSVGVAKPIFNKNDKIVGLAEFKMEHESNGRDSLDSRSWNRFTLTYNTPVGNNGMLTVRGWLPFAYKESNPDILDYVGLGEAKMEYDIIPTRLTSDLTVRKGLKDWNGAISARILYKLFNNSNNQYLMLEWFAGHSESLIDYQKFTSMVRVGYVIKSSDLNILRDKPKL encoded by the coding sequence ATGAAGAATTTTATTCCTTTTGCATTGCTTGTAATATTTTTTACCGGAAGCACCCTGCAGCTAGGGGCTCAAAGTATGTCTAGGCAAGAGTTTACAGACACTATACACACCATGCCCTCCTTTTCCATTTATCAGGATAATTATTTTATAACCGGGGTTCCAACAAACAAAGGTATCACAAAGGGTAATTCTGATATCAAATATCAGGTGAGTTTTAAACAAATGATCACCCGTGCTACACTTCCTTTAAATTCATATTTGTTTGTAACCTATACGCAAAAAGCATTTTGGGATATTTATAAAAAATCCAGTCCTTTTGATGAGGTAAATTTTAATCCATCTGTAGGTGTGGCAAAACCAATCTTCAACAAGAATGATAAGATAGTTGGATTGGCAGAGTTTAAGATGGAACACGAATCTAATGGTAGAGATAGTTTAGATAGTAGAAGTTGGAACAGATTCACTTTAACTTATAATACTCCTGTGGGAAATAACGGTATGCTTACCGTGAGAGGTTGGTTACCTTTTGCTTACAAAGAAAGCAATCCAGATATTCTAGACTATGTTGGATTAGGAGAAGCGAAGATGGAATATGACATCATACCCACCAGATTAACTTCTGATCTTACGGTAAGAAAAGGATTAAAAGACTGGAATGGAGCCATTAGCGCTAGAATATTATATAAGCTATTTAATAACTCTAACAACCAATACTTAATGTTAGAATGGTTTGCAGGTCACTCTGAAAGCTTAATAGATTATCAAAAATTTACCAGCATGGTAAGGGTTGGATATGTTATTAAATCTTCTGATTTGAACATACTTAGAGACAAGCCAAAACTTTAA
- a CDS encoding isoaspartyl peptidase/L-asparaginase family protein, with amino-acid sequence MKKLLLLFTLLFIFSCNQSTVDKKPIGEPDQKPTSDKVESDNFGIVIHGGASTILKENMTDSLEAEYKKVLTEAIETGHSILANGGTALEAVQKTINIMENSPLFNAGKGAVFTNAETNDMDAAIMDGESLNAGAISGVTTIKNPINLAYEVMEFSPHVMLSGKGAEEFAKERQIEIVDPSYFYTENRFQSLKKVQELEKKEADSINNATAFYDPFIKNSKFGTVGCVALDKNGNLAAGTSTGGMTNKKYNRIGDAPIIGAGTYANNKTCAVSATGWGEFFIRGVVAYDISALMEYKEMSLEEAAREVIQKKLPELGGDGGIIAIDHDGNIAMEFNTTGMYRATMNKKGELTLGIYKENENNTSQE; translated from the coding sequence ATGAAAAAATTATTACTACTCTTCACGCTTTTATTCATTTTCTCGTGCAATCAATCCACGGTAGATAAGAAACCCATTGGTGAACCAGATCAAAAACCAACATCCGATAAGGTAGAGAGCGATAATTTTGGAATTGTTATTCATGGTGGTGCGAGCACAATATTGAAAGAGAATATGACAGATTCTTTAGAAGCAGAGTATAAAAAGGTACTAACTGAAGCTATAGAAACCGGACATTCAATTCTGGCTAATGGTGGAACAGCGCTAGAGGCTGTTCAAAAGACCATTAATATAATGGAAAACTCTCCGCTTTTTAATGCAGGAAAAGGAGCCGTTTTTACCAATGCAGAAACCAATGATATGGACGCTGCTATAATGGATGGAGAATCGTTAAATGCCGGAGCAATTTCTGGAGTTACCACAATAAAGAATCCTATAAACCTTGCTTATGAAGTTATGGAATTTTCTCCACACGTAATGCTATCGGGCAAAGGAGCTGAAGAATTTGCCAAAGAACGCCAAATTGAAATTGTAGACCCATCTTATTTCTATACAGAAAATAGATTTCAGTCGCTTAAGAAAGTTCAGGAATTAGAAAAGAAAGAAGCAGATAGCATTAATAACGCCACTGCGTTTTATGATCCTTTCATAAAAAACTCCAAATTTGGTACCGTTGGTTGTGTAGCGTTGGATAAAAATGGAAACCTTGCCGCCGGAACTTCCACCGGCGGAATGACCAATAAAAAATATAACAGAATTGGAGATGCACCAATAATTGGAGCAGGAACCTACGCCAATAATAAGACCTGTGCTGTTTCTGCTACAGGATGGGGAGAATTTTTTATAAGAGGAGTTGTAGCTTATGATATATCTGCATTGATGGAATATAAAGAAATGAGTTTAGAGGAAGCTGCGAGAGAAGTGATTCAAAAAAAGCTTCCGGAACTTGGTGGAGATGGAGGAATAATAGCCATAGATCATGATGGGAATATAGCTATGGAATTTAATACCACAGGGATGTATAGAGCAACTATGAATAAAAAAGGTGAACTTACTTTAGGTATCTATAAAGAAAATGAAAATAATACATCTCAAGAATAG
- a CDS encoding YoaK family protein, whose amino-acid sequence MFRHQGKSRTLKHNLRIATVLSFVAGIVNVTGFLAFKQLTTNVTGHFALFIYDVADFEFWKGTVYFLYILSFLVGSFTSSFLIEKFRENKKLNVFLLPTLIECLILISIGLVSNIITLEVPNVIICFLLFAMGLQNSFVTKISNAVVRTTHLTGLFTDLGIDISQLFFLKKQQHRDNLKSKIKLRIYIISFFFAGGLTGGFFYSTVNLKLNTLIIGALILLISLFYDDVRYKMIKTRRKYNQRKSDYIAS is encoded by the coding sequence ATGTTTAGACATCAAGGCAAAAGCAGAACGTTAAAACATAATCTGCGAATTGCCACCGTGCTTTCTTTTGTTGCCGGAATTGTAAATGTAACTGGGTTTTTAGCCTTTAAGCAATTAACTACAAATGTTACGGGCCATTTCGCACTATTTATTTATGATGTCGCCGATTTTGAATTTTGGAAAGGAACCGTCTATTTTCTGTATATTCTCTCCTTTCTAGTTGGTTCCTTCACTTCTAGTTTTCTAATTGAGAAATTCAGAGAAAATAAAAAATTGAATGTTTTCTTACTGCCAACATTAATAGAATGCCTTATTTTAATATCAATTGGCCTCGTTAGTAACATCATAACCTTAGAAGTTCCCAACGTAATTATTTGCTTTTTACTTTTTGCTATGGGACTTCAAAACTCCTTTGTAACCAAAATATCGAATGCGGTAGTAAGAACAACACACCTTACTGGCCTATTTACAGATTTAGGAATAGACATTTCTCAACTTTTCTTTTTAAAGAAACAGCAGCACAGAGATAACCTGAAATCTAAAATTAAACTTCGCATCTATATCATTTCCTTCTTTTTTGCCGGTGGATTAACGGGAGGATTTTTTTATTCCACAGTGAATCTCAAATTAAACACGCTAATTATTGGAGCTTTAATTTTATTAATAAGCCTGTTCTATGATGATGTTAGGTATAAAATGATAAAAACCAGAAGAAAATATAATCAAAGAAAGTCAGATTACATCGCCAGTTAG
- a CDS encoding 3-hydroxyanthranilate 3,4-dioxygenase, whose product MAINEPFNLNKWIEQNRDLLKPPVGNKNIYKESADYIVMIVGGPNARKDYHYNETEELFYQIEGNIEVNVQDNGEKKTMKLGPGDMYLHPAGIPHSPVRHEGSIGLVVERKRLGEEGKDGLLWFCDNCNHKLYEVYFPLHDIETDFLKHFNHFYGSEELRTCDNCGTVMPADDRYIAKKE is encoded by the coding sequence ATGGCTATAAATGAACCTTTCAATCTTAATAAATGGATTGAACAAAACAGGGATCTGTTAAAACCACCGGTTGGTAATAAGAATATCTATAAAGAATCTGCAGATTATATAGTGATGATCGTGGGAGGTCCTAATGCAAGAAAAGATTATCATTATAATGAAACGGAAGAACTATTCTATCAAATAGAAGGAAATATTGAAGTAAATGTTCAGGATAATGGGGAAAAGAAAACTATGAAATTAGGTCCTGGAGATATGTATCTGCATCCGGCAGGAATTCCGCATAGCCCTGTAAGACACGAAGGATCTATAGGTTTAGTAGTAGAGCGTAAGCGATTAGGAGAAGAAGGAAAAGATGGATTATTGTGGTTCTGCGATAATTGCAATCATAAGCTTTATGAGGTATATTTTCCATTACACGATATTGAAACCGATTTTTTAAAACATTTTAATCATTTCTACGGAAGTGAAGAGCTTAGAACCTGTGATAATTGCGGTACGGTAATGCCTGCAGATGATCGGTATATTGCAAAAAAGGAATAA
- a CDS encoding aldehyde dehydrogenase family protein, which produces MSEIAEKFGIKQALKDLGIQDINNGTSTGSDFFGNGEIIESYSPVDGALIGKVRSTTKEDYEKVMSAATEGFKTWRSMPAPLRGEVVRKFNEELRRLKEPLGKLVSYEMGKSYQEGLGEVQEMIDICDFAVGLSRQLHGLTMHSERPGHRMYEQYHPLGVVGIISAFNFPVAVWSWNTALAWVCGDACVWKGSEKTPITSVACQKIAARVFEENNVPAGISCLITGDYKVGEMMTLDKRIPLISATGSTRMGKIVASKVAERLGKTLLELGGNNAIIVTPDADVKMTVIGAVFGAVGTAGQRCTSTRRLIIHESMYDKVKEAVVAAYKQLRIGNPLDENNHVGPLIDKDAVKNYQNALTKVVEEGGKIIVEGGVLEGEGYESGCYVKPAIAEAKNSYAIVQHETFAPVLYMMKYSGSVEDALELQNGVNQGLSSAIMTNNLREAEHFLSVNGSDCGIANVNIGTSGAEIGGAFGGEKETGGGRESGSDAWKVYMRRQTNTINYTTELPLAQGIKFDL; this is translated from the coding sequence ATGAGTGAAATAGCAGAAAAATTTGGAATTAAGCAAGCCCTTAAAGATCTGGGAATTCAAGATATAAATAATGGAACTTCAACCGGAAGTGATTTTTTTGGAAATGGTGAGATCATAGAGTCTTACTCTCCTGTTGATGGTGCCTTAATTGGTAAGGTAAGATCTACTACCAAAGAAGATTATGAAAAAGTAATGAGTGCTGCTACAGAAGGTTTTAAAACCTGGAGATCTATGCCTGCACCTTTACGTGGAGAAGTAGTTAGAAAATTTAATGAAGAATTACGCCGCTTAAAAGAACCACTAGGGAAATTGGTTTCTTATGAAATGGGTAAATCTTATCAGGAAGGTCTTGGAGAAGTTCAGGAAATGATAGATATCTGTGATTTCGCAGTTGGATTATCTAGACAGTTGCACGGACTTACCATGCACTCCGAACGACCGGGACATAGAATGTATGAGCAATATCACCCACTTGGAGTAGTAGGAATTATTTCTGCTTTTAACTTCCCGGTTGCTGTTTGGTCTTGGAATACTGCATTGGCATGGGTTTGTGGAGACGCTTGTGTCTGGAAAGGATCTGAAAAAACACCAATTACTTCTGTAGCTTGTCAAAAAATAGCCGCAAGAGTTTTTGAAGAAAATAATGTACCTGCAGGAATATCTTGTTTGATAACAGGAGATTATAAAGTAGGAGAAATGATGACTTTAGATAAGCGTATTCCGCTTATTTCTGCAACAGGATCTACTAGAATGGGTAAGATCGTTGCTTCTAAAGTAGCTGAGCGTCTTGGAAAAACTTTATTGGAATTAGGTGGAAACAATGCCATTATCGTTACTCCAGATGCAGATGTTAAAATGACCGTTATTGGTGCTGTATTTGGTGCTGTAGGAACGGCAGGACAACGTTGTACTTCTACACGTAGATTGATAATCCACGAATCTATGTATGATAAGGTTAAAGAAGCAGTAGTTGCTGCATACAAGCAATTGCGTATTGGTAACCCATTAGATGAGAACAACCATGTTGGGCCACTTATAGATAAAGATGCAGTAAAAAACTACCAAAATGCTTTGACTAAAGTTGTTGAAGAAGGTGGAAAGATCATTGTTGAAGGTGGTGTTCTGGAAGGTGAAGGTTATGAAAGCGGATGTTACGTGAAACCTGCAATAGCTGAAGCAAAGAATTCTTATGCCATAGTACAACATGAAACCTTTGCTCCAGTATTATATATGATGAAATATTCCGGTTCTGTAGAAGATGCTTTAGAACTTCAAAATGGAGTGAATCAAGGACTTTCATCGGCCATTATGACTAATAATTTAAGAGAAGCAGAGCACTTCTTATCTGTAAACGGGTCAGACTGTGGTATTGCGAACGTAAACATAGGAACTAGTGGAGCAGAAATTGGCGGAGCCTTTGGAGGTGAAAAAGAAACCGGTGGCGGACGTGAATCTGGATCTGATGCATGGAAGGTTTATATGAGAAGACAAACCAATACTATTAATTATACTACAGAGTTGCCATTGGCACAAGGAATTAAATTTGATCTGTAA
- a CDS encoding 3'-5' exonuclease gives MIKKTPLENILFLDIETVPEQESFKHLSEEKQNLWEEKSKYQRKEAFTAEEYYDRAGIWAEFGKIICISVGYFKNIENTRQFRTTSFKGDEKELLLGFSKLLETHFNKPQHILCAHNGKEFDFPYISRRMIIHGLELPSKLDLFGKKPWEVPHLDTLELWKFGDYKHYTSLKLLTSVLGIPSPKTDIDGSEVRNVYYDNNELDRIVSYCERDVVAIAQIVLKFKQEELLDEKEIVSV, from the coding sequence ATGATTAAAAAAACTCCATTAGAAAATATACTCTTTCTAGATATAGAAACCGTTCCTGAACAAGAATCTTTTAAACACCTATCTGAGGAGAAGCAAAATCTCTGGGAGGAGAAATCCAAGTATCAGCGTAAGGAAGCGTTTACAGCAGAGGAATATTATGATAGGGCGGGAATCTGGGCAGAATTTGGAAAAATCATATGTATATCTGTTGGGTATTTTAAAAATATTGAAAACACTAGGCAGTTTAGAACAACTAGTTTTAAAGGGGATGAAAAGGAACTCTTGCTAGGGTTTTCAAAGTTATTAGAAACACATTTTAATAAACCTCAACATATACTATGCGCACATAATGGAAAAGAATTCGACTTCCCATATATTTCCAGAAGAATGATCATACACGGTTTAGAATTACCATCAAAATTAGATCTGTTCGGGAAGAAACCTTGGGAAGTACCGCATTTAGATACTTTAGAGCTTTGGAAGTTTGGAGATTACAAACATTACACATCGCTTAAATTACTCACCAGTGTGCTGGGAATTCCATCACCAAAGACAGATATAGATGGTTCTGAGGTTCGGAATGTTTATTACGATAATAATGAATTAGATAGAATTGTGAGTTATTGTGAAAGAGATGTGGTGGCCATAGCTCAGATAGTTCTGAAGTTTAAGCAAGAAGAACTTTTAGATGAAAAAGAAATAGTGTCTGTGTAG
- a CDS encoding serine hydrolase domain-containing protein encodes MKKTFRVIGYLLALLLITVICLYTFNLEYILKGVKVIYFTGHTTAYIDDYPQFDNRKIEAGKNVQTWAISKEYNSKNSTEKLKDLNIDLGTVAFLIIKNDSIWYEKYANGYDENSLTNSFSMAKSITVSLLGKAINEGKLKGLEQPVSDFFPEFKDYNGNALTLGDLASMSSGLNWDENYYNPFSQTARAYFKEDMREEILKLKLVENPGNSFKYLSGNTLLLGMIIEKATGMHLSEYLSESFWKPIGMKNDALWQLDSEESGLEKAYCCIASNARDFARFGKLYKNKGQWNGEQLLDSNFVALATHARFKESPQYGYGFWLSDYNGKDVFYMRGILGQYVIVIPEDDIIIVRLGEDLIRRKEDENHAPDFFIYIDEAYKMLDHD; translated from the coding sequence ATGAAAAAAACCTTCCGCGTTATAGGCTATTTATTAGCCCTACTTCTAATAACCGTTATATGCCTCTACACCTTCAATTTAGAATATATTTTAAAAGGTGTAAAAGTTATTTATTTTACAGGCCATACTACCGCTTATATTGATGATTATCCGCAGTTTGACAACCGGAAGATCGAAGCCGGAAAAAATGTTCAGACTTGGGCGATTTCCAAAGAATACAATTCTAAAAATTCTACAGAAAAACTAAAGGATCTCAATATAGATCTTGGTACTGTAGCTTTTTTGATCATTAAGAATGATAGTATTTGGTATGAAAAATATGCCAATGGATACGATGAGAATTCCCTTACCAACTCCTTTTCTATGGCAAAATCTATTACGGTTTCTTTATTAGGGAAAGCCATTAATGAAGGGAAATTAAAAGGTTTAGAGCAACCTGTGTCAGATTTTTTTCCAGAATTCAAAGATTATAATGGAAATGCACTCACCTTAGGAGATCTGGCATCTATGTCTTCAGGTTTAAATTGGGATGAAAACTACTATAACCCGTTCTCACAGACCGCCCGTGCTTATTTCAAAGAAGATATGAGAGAAGAGATCTTGAAATTAAAGTTAGTAGAAAATCCTGGAAATTCTTTTAAATATTTAAGTGGGAATACACTTCTTCTTGGGATGATCATTGAAAAAGCTACTGGAATGCATCTGTCAGAATACCTTAGTGAGAGCTTTTGGAAACCAATAGGAATGAAAAATGATGCCTTATGGCAGTTAGACAGTGAGGAGAGTGGCTTAGAAAAGGCATATTGCTGTATAGCATCTAATGCTCGAGATTTTGCAAGATTTGGGAAACTGTATAAGAATAAAGGCCAATGGAATGGAGAACAACTCTTAGATAGTAATTTTGTAGCATTAGCCACTCATGCCCGGTTTAAAGAATCGCCACAATACGGTTATGGATTTTGGTTGAGTGATTATAATGGAAAGGATGTATTTTATATGCGCGGCATTCTAGGACAATATGTTATCGTAATTCCTGAAGATGATATAATAATTGTTCGATTGGGCGAAGATCTTATTAGAAGGAAAGAAGACGAAAATCATGCTCCCGATTTTTTTATTTATATTGATGAAGCTTATAAAATGCTAGATCATGATTAA
- a CDS encoding methylated-DNA--[protein]-cysteine S-methyltransferase produces the protein MNAFLKTPLGICEVTGDIDGITSIKILDTDKEISQHIPEILVPATTQLKAYFNGELQEFTFRINPQGTSFQKQVWEALLKIPYGETRSYLQLSKELGNVKAVRAVAAANGKNPLWIAVPCHRVIGSDGALTGYAGGLWRKKWLLELEKPSLQQELF, from the coding sequence ATGAACGCCTTTCTTAAAACCCCTTTGGGAATTTGTGAGGTCACCGGAGATATAGATGGCATTACATCGATCAAGATTTTAGATACAGATAAAGAAATTAGCCAACATATCCCAGAGATTTTAGTGCCTGCAACAACTCAACTAAAAGCTTATTTCAATGGTGAATTGCAAGAATTTACTTTTAGAATTAACCCCCAAGGCACCTCTTTTCAAAAGCAAGTATGGGAAGCGTTACTTAAAATTCCTTATGGAGAAACCAGATCCTATTTGCAACTATCAAAAGAACTTGGTAATGTAAAGGCGGTACGTGCAGTTGCAGCCGCAAATGGTAAAAATCCCTTATGGATAGCCGTTCCCTGCCATAGAGTTATAGGCAGCGATGGTGCTCTCACCGGATATGCAGGAGGACTGTGGCGAAAGAAATGGCTTTTGGAATTAGAAAAGCCATCACTTCAGCAAGAACTTTTCTAA
- a CDS encoding CNNM domain-containing protein, protein MGVLILFASLAIFFSFLCSILEAVLLSITPTFIRVKKKEGKAYANTLARFKQDIDKPLIAILTLNTIAHTVGAILVGVQAEKVFGDGGNAVGIVSAIMTVAILILSEIVPKTIGATYWQSLGKFTVVTLKILIFPLKYTGILWLMMLTTKLIGKSAHVSTMSREEFLAITDAAEEEGFFEEKETTVIKNLLVFKSVKAKDVMTPFSVATIENEATRIEDFHREHKNLKFSRIPIYREKPNNITGFVLKDDILEEMIDEKGVEPLSILKRDVFITDPNTPIPELFEIFIKRKAHISIVSDQYGNTVGLVTMEDIIETLLGLEIMDESDHIEDMQLMARQNWEKRAKKLGLIQQNESEIKPNTNERLS, encoded by the coding sequence ATGGGAGTACTAATTCTCTTTGCATCACTGGCAATATTCTTTTCATTTCTATGCTCAATACTCGAGGCAGTATTGCTAAGCATTACACCAACCTTTATTCGGGTTAAGAAAAAGGAGGGTAAAGCTTATGCAAACACCTTGGCGCGCTTTAAACAGGATATAGATAAGCCTCTTATAGCAATTCTAACGCTAAATACGATTGCTCATACCGTAGGAGCAATCTTAGTTGGTGTACAGGCAGAGAAAGTTTTTGGAGATGGAGGAAATGCCGTTGGAATTGTATCTGCAATAATGACCGTGGCTATATTAATACTATCTGAGATCGTCCCTAAAACCATTGGAGCAACCTACTGGCAATCTCTAGGTAAGTTCACAGTAGTTACTCTAAAGATCCTTATTTTCCCTTTAAAATATACCGGAATTCTATGGCTCATGATGTTAACAACAAAGCTTATTGGAAAATCTGCGCATGTAAGCACTATGAGTAGAGAAGAGTTTTTGGCAATTACTGATGCTGCGGAAGAAGAAGGTTTTTTCGAAGAAAAGGAGACTACGGTTATTAAGAACTTATTAGTTTTTAAATCTGTAAAAGCAAAAGATGTCATGACCCCGTTCTCGGTAGCAACTATCGAAAATGAAGCGACTAGAATAGAAGATTTTCACAGAGAGCATAAAAATCTTAAATTTTCTAGAATTCCCATTTATAGAGAAAAACCTAACAACATTACGGGTTTTGTTCTTAAAGACGACATCCTAGAAGAGATGATAGATGAAAAGGGTGTAGAACCTTTAAGCATTTTAAAAAGGGATGTATTTATTACAGATCCTAACACCCCAATTCCTGAACTTTTTGAGATCTTTATTAAGCGTAAAGCTCATATATCAATAGTTTCAGACCAGTATGGGAATACCGTTGGCTTGGTAACTATGGAAGATATTATCGAAACGCTATTAGGGCTAGAGATCATGGATGAAAGTGATCATATTGAAGACATGCAACTTATGGCTCGACAAAACTGGGAAAAGAGGGCAAAGAAACTCGGACTTATTCAACAGAATGAATCTGAGATAAAACCGAATACGAATGAACGCCTTTCTTAA
- the hemB gene encoding porphobilinogen synthase: MYPLRRNRRLRTNEVIRSLVRETIVSPNDFIVPMFVVEGKNVKDEIASMPNYYRYSLDLLEKEVKELWKLGLRSVLLFVKVDDKLKDNAGTEAINPEGLMQRAVKTVKNAVPEMLVMTDVALDPYSSFGHDGIVAEGKILNDDSTAILAEMALSHAKAGADIIAPSDMMDGRIFEMRTLLEDEGFYDTGIMSYSAKYASAFYGPFRDALDSAPGFGDKKTYQMDPANRDEAIKETLMDIDEGADIVMIKPGLCYLDIVRDIKNVVNVPVAVYQVSGEYSMIKAASEKGWLNHDEVMMEQLTAIKRAGANMIASYFAKDAVKLIS; this comes from the coding sequence ATGTATCCATTAAGAAGAAACAGAAGACTAAGAACTAATGAAGTTATTAGAAGTTTGGTAAGAGAAACTATAGTTTCTCCGAACGACTTTATTGTTCCAATGTTTGTGGTAGAAGGAAAAAATGTAAAAGATGAAATTGCGTCTATGCCTAATTATTATAGATATAGTTTGGATCTTTTGGAGAAAGAAGTGAAAGAACTGTGGAAATTAGGATTGAGATCTGTTTTACTTTTTGTAAAAGTTGATGATAAATTAAAAGATAATGCTGGCACAGAAGCAATTAACCCGGAAGGGCTGATGCAAAGAGCAGTGAAAACTGTGAAAAACGCCGTACCGGAAATGTTGGTGATGACAGATGTGGCGCTAGATCCATATTCTTCTTTTGGGCACGATGGTATTGTTGCGGAAGGGAAGATCTTAAATGATGACTCTACCGCTATTCTTGCTGAAATGGCTTTATCTCACGCAAAAGCAGGTGCAGATATTATTGCCCCGAGTGATATGATGGATGGAAGAATCTTTGAAATGAGAACACTTCTGGAAGATGAAGGTTTCTACGATACAGGTATTATGAGCTATAGCGCAAAATATGCCTCTGCATTCTACGGTCCATTTAGAGATGCTTTAGATTCTGCTCCTGGTTTTGGCGATAAGAAAACGTATCAGATGGATCCTGCCAATAGAGATGAAGCAATTAAGGAAACCTTGATGGATATAGATGAAGGAGCCGATATTGTAATGATAAAGCCAGGGCTTTGTTATCTAGACATTGTAAGAGACATTAAGAACGTTGTAAATGTACCTGTAGCCGTTTATCAGGTTAGCGGAGAATATTCTATGATAAAAGCAGCTTCAGAAAAAGGTTGGTTAAATCATGACGAAGTAATGATGGAGCAACTTACAGCGATTAAAAGAGCCGGCGCTAATATGATAGCTAGCTACTTTGCTAAAGATGCGGTAAAACTTATCTCGTAA
- a CDS encoding ABC transporter ATP-binding protein, with translation MLSIKNLNKTYPNGTKALNNVNLEINKGMFGLLGPNGAGKSSLMRTIATLQLSHSGSIEFDGLDVFSEPEELRKVLGYLPQDFGVYPKVSAEMMLNHIAKIKGIHNKSERTAYVADLLNKVNLYKFRKRNLGDFSGGMRQRFGIAQALIGNPKLIIVDEPTAGLDPLERNRFHNLLSELGEEAVVILSTHIVDDVINLCTNMAVFNEGSVVVQGHPLELTNSLNGRVFRKRIEKEELERYQSEYSVLSAYLRSGQLNINVYSESQPGDGFELVNNTLEDFYFYSINQPQTAQTV, from the coding sequence ATGCTTTCTATCAAGAATTTAAATAAAACATATCCTAACGGAACCAAGGCTCTCAATAATGTTAATCTAGAAATAAATAAGGGGATGTTTGGTCTTCTAGGCCCAAATGGAGCCGGTAAATCTTCTTTAATGCGAACCATTGCCACTTTGCAATTAAGCCATTCTGGAAGTATAGAATTTGATGGGTTAGATGTTTTTAGTGAGCCTGAAGAACTAAGAAAAGTTTTAGGCTATTTGCCGCAAGATTTTGGAGTGTATCCAAAAGTTTCTGCAGAGATGATGTTAAACCATATTGCGAAAATTAAAGGCATTCATAATAAGTCTGAAAGGACTGCTTATGTGGCAGATCTTCTAAACAAGGTGAATTTATACAAATTTAGAAAAAGGAATCTGGGAGACTTTTCTGGAGGAATGCGTCAACGTTTTGGAATTGCTCAAGCTTTAATTGGCAACCCTAAATTGATAATTGTAGATGAGCCTACAGCAGGTTTAGACCCTTTGGAGCGTAACCGTTTTCATAATCTTTTAAGTGAGCTAGGGGAAGAAGCTGTTGTTATTCTATCTACTCATATTGTAGATGATGTAATTAATCTATGTACCAACATGGCAGTTTTCAACGAAGGTTCTGTAGTAGTGCAGGGACATCCTTTAGAATTGACAAATTCATTGAATGGAAGAGTTTTTAGAAAGAGGATTGAGAAAGAGGAATTGGAAAGATATCAATCTGAATACTCCGTATTATCTGCTTATTTAAGAAGTGGGCAGTTAAACATAAATGTGTATTCAGAATCTCAACCTGGCGATGGTTTTGAACTAGTGAATAACACGCTAGAAGATTTTTATTTCTATAGTATCAATCAACCTCAAACTGCTCAAACTGTATAA